A section of the Pseudomonas sp. FP453 genome encodes:
- a CDS encoding MFS transporter — translation MNNSNHASATPENDSTLTRAVSKVKGHVLPLFVIMFILNYIDRVNIGFVRTHMEHDLGIGAAAYGFGAGLFFIGYALFEVPSNMLLQKVGARIWLTRIMFTWGIVATLMAFIQNETHFYILRFLLGVAEAGFFPGVIYYFTRWLPAAERGKAIAIFLSGSAVASLISGPLSGALLQIEGFGFHGWQWMFAIEGLASVALGFFVWFWLDSKPHDATWMTREEQDALVGAIDREQREREALTTIKPTIGKLLKDRQILLFCALYFCIQLTIYAATFWLPSIIKKMGDLSDVQVGFFNSIPWLISIIAMYAFASLSSKFKFQQAWVAAALLIAAAGMFMSTTGGPVFAFVAICFAAIGFKSASSLFWPIPQGYLDVRIAAAVIALINSIGNLGGFVAPTTFGFLEQTTGSIQGGLYGLAGTSVLAAILVFFAKTSPAAVLAAPSAVPTGAAISKPL, via the coding sequence CGGGTCAATATCGGCTTTGTGCGCACGCACATGGAACACGACCTGGGCATCGGCGCGGCGGCGTACGGCTTCGGTGCCGGGCTGTTCTTCATTGGCTACGCGCTCTTCGAAGTCCCCTCCAACATGTTGCTGCAAAAGGTCGGCGCACGGATCTGGCTGACCCGCATCATGTTCACCTGGGGCATCGTCGCCACGCTGATGGCGTTCATCCAGAACGAAACCCACTTCTACATCCTGCGCTTCCTGCTGGGCGTAGCCGAAGCGGGTTTCTTCCCTGGCGTGATCTACTACTTCACCCGCTGGCTGCCCGCTGCCGAGCGCGGCAAGGCCATCGCGATTTTCCTCAGTGGCTCGGCGGTTGCGTCGCTGATTTCCGGGCCGTTGTCGGGCGCACTGTTGCAGATCGAAGGCTTCGGTTTCCACGGTTGGCAGTGGATGTTCGCCATCGAAGGCCTGGCGTCAGTGGCGCTGGGGTTCTTTGTGTGGTTCTGGCTGGATTCCAAGCCCCACGACGCCACATGGATGACCCGCGAGGAACAGGACGCGCTGGTCGGCGCCATCGACCGCGAACAGCGCGAGCGTGAAGCGCTGACGACGATCAAACCAACCATCGGCAAGCTGCTCAAGGATCGCCAGATCCTGCTGTTCTGCGCCCTGTACTTCTGCATCCAACTGACGATCTACGCCGCCACCTTCTGGCTGCCGAGCATCATCAAGAAGATGGGCGACCTGAGTGATGTGCAGGTGGGTTTCTTCAACTCGATCCCGTGGCTGATCTCGATCATCGCCATGTACGCCTTCGCGTCGCTGTCGAGCAAGTTCAAGTTCCAGCAGGCCTGGGTCGCGGCGGCGTTGTTGATTGCGGCGGCAGGCATGTTCATGTCCACCACCGGCGGGCCGGTGTTTGCCTTTGTGGCGATCTGCTTTGCGGCCATCGGCTTCAAGTCGGCGTCGTCGCTGTTCTGGCCGATCCCCCAGGGCTACCTGGATGTGCGCATCGCGGCGGCGGTGATCGCGCTGATCAACTCCATCGGCAACCTGGGCGGCTTTGTCGCGCCGACCACCTTTGGCTTCCTGGAACAAACCACCGGCTCGATCCAGGGCGGCCTCTACGGCCTGGCCGGCACCTCGGTGCTTGCCGCGATCCTGGTGTTTTTTGCCAAGACTTCGCCCGCTGCCGTGCTGGCGGCACCAAGCGCCGTGCCCACGGGCGCTGCCATCAGCAAACCTCTCTGA
- the gudD gene encoding glucarate dehydratase has translation MNTPVVTHFQVIPVAGHDSMLLNLSGAHGPYFTRNIVILKDSSGHTGVGEVPGGERIRETLEDARSLVIGQPIGQYQRILNQMRSTFASRDSAGRGLQTFDLRITIHAVTAMEAALLDLLGQFLEVPVAALLGEGQQRGAVKMLGYLFYVGDRNATDLAYRNEADADDDWFRLRHEKALTADAVVRLAEAAKAKYGFNDFKLKGGVLSGDAEIEAVTALAERFPDARITLDPNGAWSLKEAIRLCRDQHHVLAYAEDPCGAENGYSGREVMAEFRRATGLKTATNMIATDWREMGHAIQLQSVDIPLADPHFWTMQGSVRVAQMCHEWGLTWGSHSNNHFDISLAMFTQVAAAAPGDITAIDTHWIWQDGQRLTREPLKIEGGYVKVPSKPGLGVDIDMDAVARAHELYKGMGLGARDDSVAMQFLIAGWTFNNKQPCLVR, from the coding sequence ATGAACACGCCTGTCGTCACACACTTTCAAGTCATTCCCGTCGCCGGCCACGACAGCATGCTGCTCAATCTCAGCGGCGCCCACGGCCCGTATTTCACGCGCAATATCGTCATCCTCAAGGACAGCAGCGGCCACACCGGCGTCGGCGAAGTGCCCGGCGGCGAACGCATCCGCGAAACCCTGGAAGACGCCCGCAGCCTGGTGATCGGCCAGCCCATCGGCCAGTACCAGCGCATCCTCAACCAGATGCGCAGCACCTTTGCCTCGCGGGACTCGGCCGGGCGCGGCCTGCAGACCTTTGACCTGCGCATCACCATTCATGCCGTCACCGCCATGGAGGCGGCGCTGCTTGACCTGCTGGGGCAGTTCCTGGAAGTGCCCGTGGCCGCCTTGCTCGGCGAAGGGCAGCAGCGCGGTGCAGTAAAAATGCTCGGCTATCTGTTCTACGTCGGCGACCGCAACGCCACCGACCTGGCCTACCGCAACGAAGCCGACGCCGATGATGATTGGTTCCGCCTGCGCCACGAGAAGGCACTCACCGCCGACGCGGTGGTGCGCCTGGCCGAAGCCGCCAAGGCCAAGTACGGCTTCAACGACTTCAAACTCAAAGGCGGCGTGTTGAGCGGCGACGCCGAAATCGAAGCCGTCACCGCCCTGGCCGAGCGCTTCCCCGATGCGCGCATCACCCTCGACCCGAACGGCGCGTGGTCATTGAAAGAAGCCATCCGCCTGTGCCGCGACCAGCACCACGTGCTCGCCTACGCCGAAGACCCGTGCGGTGCGGAAAATGGCTACTCCGGCCGCGAAGTCATGGCCGAATTCCGCCGCGCCACCGGCCTGAAAACCGCCACCAACATGATCGCCACCGACTGGCGCGAGATGGGCCACGCGATCCAGTTGCAATCGGTGGACATCCCACTGGCCGACCCGCACTTCTGGACGATGCAGGGCTCGGTACGTGTCGCGCAGATGTGCCATGAGTGGGGCCTGACGTGGGGCTCGCACTCCAACAACCACTTCGATATTTCCCTGGCGATGTTCACCCAGGTCGCCGCCGCTGCGCCGGGCGATATCACGGCCATCGACACCCACTGGATCTGGCAGGACGGCCAGCGCCTGACCCGGGAACCGCTGAAAATCGAAGGCGGCTATGTGAAGGTGCCGAGCAAGCCCGGGCTGGGGGTGGACATCGACATGGACGCCGTGGCCAGGGCCCATGAGCTGTACAAAGGCATGGGCCTGGGTGCGCGGGATGACAGCGTGGCGATGCAGTTTTTGATTGCGGGATGGACGTTCAACAACAAGCAGCCGTGTCTGGTGCGGTAA
- a CDS encoding alpha/beta fold hydrolase — protein MKNALCALLLIGLATPALADNAPIGFQNITLPDAQNNRPLQMVVWYPANTKATPELIRDDAVFYGALAVPDAPPASGKHPLVVMSHGNGGNWGNQLWLASALAHKGYIVAAVNHPGTTSKDRSPEAAAQLWQRPKDLSRAIDAVLAQPQRFGAVAPQRIAAIGHSLGGWTVLEIAGARFDPALFAKDCAAHVQLSGCIAYQKMNPDSTQMATDLRDKRVTAVVSLDLGLSRGMTDASLAALPVPVLVLAAAANGPDLPAELESADLAKRLPKASTQYLKIDDATHFSFMAICKPTGEALIEESSPGDGMICHDAQGARPREVIQQQVLGLITDFLARPAGK, from the coding sequence GTGAAAAACGCCCTTTGCGCCTTGCTCTTGATTGGCCTCGCCACACCCGCACTCGCCGACAACGCCCCCATCGGTTTCCAGAACATCACCCTCCCCGACGCGCAGAACAACCGCCCGTTGCAGATGGTCGTCTGGTACCCCGCCAACACCAAAGCCACACCGGAATTGATCCGCGACGATGCCGTGTTCTACGGCGCCCTCGCCGTACCCGACGCGCCGCCTGCCAGCGGCAAACATCCGCTGGTGGTGATGTCCCATGGCAACGGCGGCAACTGGGGCAACCAGCTGTGGCTGGCCAGTGCGCTGGCCCACAAGGGCTACATCGTCGCGGCGGTCAACCACCCCGGCACCACCAGCAAAGACCGCAGCCCTGAAGCCGCCGCGCAATTGTGGCAACGGCCCAAGGACCTGAGCCGCGCCATCGATGCAGTGCTCGCGCAACCGCAGCGGTTTGGTGCAGTCGCCCCGCAGCGGATTGCCGCCATCGGGCACTCCCTCGGTGGCTGGACCGTGCTGGAGATCGCCGGCGCGCGCTTCGACCCCGCGCTGTTCGCCAAGGATTGCGCGGCCCACGTGCAACTGTCTGGCTGCATCGCCTATCAAAAGATGAACCCCGACAGCACCCAGATGGCCACCGATTTGCGCGACAAGCGTGTCACCGCCGTGGTGTCCCTGGACCTGGGCCTGTCACGCGGCATGACCGACGCCAGCCTCGCCGCACTGCCGGTGCCGGTACTGGTGCTGGCGGCCGCGGCGAACGGGCCGGACCTGCCCGCTGAATTGGAGTCTGCGGACCTGGCCAAGCGCCTGCCCAAGGCATCGACGCAGTACTTGAAGATCGACGACGCCACCCACTTCAGCTTCATGGCGATCTGCAAGCCCACGGGCGAGGCGCTGATCGAAGAAAGCTCGCCCGGTGACGGGATGATTTGTCACGACGCCCAGGGAGCGCGGCCACGGGAAGTGATCCAGCAGCAGGTTCTAGGGTTGATCACCGACTTCCTCGCACGACCTGCTGGCAAGTAA
- a CDS encoding PLP-dependent aminotransferase family protein: MDKTNATPFAYQAVYRYLVELIETAPAQGGHKLPSLRQLAQRLGVSVSTTKYAYALLEDEGRICAKPKQGYFTRLLPAVAANQGLPSLLDQVFASARQPGMLALSSDAPAMLLSLENPLLMIERERARHYPRSPSPLFLPFGEAELRAALAERYTRSTDDYWQADQVYIGADLHSVLALSLRALNLEGSVALVESPCSWAILRQLQAAQIRVIEVPLDADGRFDLGALDDLLNHEPIRLAVLSSTVNTPHGSVTPAEDKQQICHWLAQRAIWLFENDTYGELYFTAQPARYRDFADPQKLLVFSSFDKIIGAEAPYGYVLCRGYAPQLQQQFRERAFRLSPSRQKAIAKLFSTRRFDLHLQALRTLLMEHMTRLRNLLDEHGAGQFHVIAPQGGACFWLEATHPVDMRHMFERLLAQHIVIAPGELFSQHGAWKHHLRLSFTLDWSKDIARAVQHLSQAIRHSP; this comes from the coding sequence ATGGACAAGACCAACGCCACGCCCTTCGCCTACCAAGCCGTCTACCGCTACCTCGTCGAGTTGATCGAGACCGCCCCGGCGCAAGGCGGGCATAAGCTGCCATCCCTGCGCCAACTGGCCCAACGCCTGGGAGTGTCGGTCTCGACCACCAAGTACGCCTATGCGTTGCTCGAAGATGAGGGACGCATCTGCGCCAAGCCCAAGCAGGGTTACTTCACGCGGTTGCTGCCAGCGGTTGCCGCGAATCAAGGCTTGCCCAGCCTGCTTGACCAGGTGTTCGCCAGCGCCCGCCAGCCGGGCATGCTGGCCCTGAGCAGTGACGCGCCGGCCATGTTGCTGTCGCTGGAAAATCCGTTGCTGATGATCGAGCGCGAACGGGCTCGCCACTACCCGCGCTCACCCAGCCCGCTCTTCCTGCCGTTCGGTGAAGCCGAATTACGCGCGGCACTGGCCGAGCGCTATACCCGCTCCACAGACGACTACTGGCAGGCGGATCAGGTGTACATCGGCGCGGACCTGCACAGTGTGCTGGCGTTGTCGCTGCGCGCGCTGAACCTGGAGGGCAGTGTGGCGTTGGTGGAATCGCCCTGCTCGTGGGCGATCCTGCGCCAGTTGCAGGCGGCCCAAATCCGCGTGATCGAGGTGCCGCTCGACGCTGACGGGCGCTTTGACCTCGGCGCACTGGATGACCTGCTCAACCATGAACCCATCCGCCTGGCCGTGCTCTCCTCGACGGTGAACACACCCCACGGCAGCGTGACGCCGGCCGAGGACAAGCAACAGATCTGTCACTGGCTGGCGCAACGGGCGATCTGGCTGTTCGAAAACGATACGTACGGCGAGCTGTACTTCACCGCGCAACCGGCCCGCTACCGCGACTTTGCCGACCCACAGAAGCTGCTGGTGTTCTCCAGCTTCGACAAGATCATCGGCGCGGAAGCCCCCTACGGTTACGTGCTGTGTCGCGGGTATGCGCCGCAGTTGCAGCAGCAGTTCCGGGAGCGGGCATTCCGCCTCTCGCCGAGCCGCCAGAAAGCCATCGCCAAACTGTTCAGCACCCGGCGTTTCGACCTGCATCTACAGGCCCTGCGCACCCTGCTGATGGAGCACATGACGCGCCTGCGCAACCTGCTGGATGAACACGGCGCGGGCCAGTTCCATGTGATTGCGCCGCAAGGTGGCGCGTGTTTCTGGTTGGAGGCCACGCATCCGGTCGACATGCGCCACATGTTCGAACGCCTGCTGGCCCAGCACATCGTCATCGCCCCGGGGGAACTGTTCAGCCAACACGGCGCCTGGAAACATCACCTGCGCCTGAGCTTCACCCTCGACTGGAGCAAGGATATTGCCCGCGCCGTGCAGCACCTGTCCCAGGCCATCCGTCATAGCCCATAA
- the panB gene encoding 3-methyl-2-oxobutanoate hydroxymethyltransferase, translated as MSIHTRTKRMTVPQLVAMKGQQKIVSLTAYSSAVATLIDPLVDFILIGDSTAMVGYGRPSTLSMQLEEIIGHTRAVVDSTRLACVIADMPFGSYQESNEQAFRNCAQVLARTGCDAVKLEANQALAGTVEFLVARGIPVMAHVGLMPQFVNVMGGFKAQGLTAETAAMIAEDARANLQAGAFSLLLEGVAEGVARQITRDSKMPTIGIGASPACDGQVLVTEDLLGLGGEQVPRFVKQYADVGAVIRDACARYADDVRHGRFPEARHCYGL; from the coding sequence ATGAGCATCCACACCCGCACCAAACGCATGACCGTCCCGCAACTGGTAGCGATGAAGGGCCAGCAGAAAATCGTGTCCTTGACCGCCTATTCCAGCGCGGTCGCCACGCTGATCGACCCGCTGGTGGACTTCATCCTGATCGGCGACTCCACGGCCATGGTCGGTTACGGCCGGCCATCGACCCTGAGCATGCAGCTCGAAGAAATCATCGGCCACACCCGTGCCGTGGTCGATAGCACGCGCCTGGCCTGTGTCATCGCCGACATGCCGTTCGGCAGTTACCAGGAATCCAACGAGCAAGCCTTTCGCAATTGCGCCCAGGTCTTGGCGCGCACGGGGTGCGATGCGGTCAAGCTGGAGGCCAACCAGGCGTTGGCGGGCACCGTGGAGTTTCTGGTGGCACGCGGCATTCCGGTGATGGCCCATGTGGGGTTGATGCCGCAGTTCGTCAACGTGATGGGCGGCTTCAAGGCCCAGGGCCTCACGGCCGAAACCGCTGCGATGATTGCCGAGGATGCGCGCGCAAATCTGCAGGCCGGGGCCTTCAGCCTGCTGCTGGAAGGGGTGGCCGAAGGCGTGGCCAGGCAGATCACCCGGGACTCGAAAATGCCCACCATTGGCATTGGCGCTTCACCCGCTTGCGACGGTCAGGTGCTGGTCACGGAAGATCTGCTGGGCCTGGGCGGTGAGCAGGTGCCGCGCTTCGTCAAGCAGTACGCCGATGTGGGCGCGGTGATCCGCGATGCCTGCGCGCGCTATGCCGACGACGTGCGCCATGGTCGTTTCCCCGAGGCGCGGCATTGTTATGGGCTATGA
- a CDS encoding DUF2986 domain-containing protein, giving the protein MNRQKKLQQLFKAKAKKASAKLAPKSKDKYISKADRLKLAEEAAPAAEQE; this is encoded by the coding sequence ATGAATCGTCAGAAAAAACTGCAACAACTGTTCAAGGCCAAAGCCAAGAAAGCCAGCGCCAAACTGGCGCCCAAATCCAAGGACAAATACATCAGCAAGGCCGACCGCCTGAAGCTGGCTGAAGAAGCTGCCCCGGCAGCGGAACAGGAGTGA
- a CDS encoding metal/formaldehyde-sensitive transcriptional repressor, which produces MGHVSANKDSLIKRVKRIAGQIQALERELEADADCAKTLHLVAATRGAINGLMEEIIEDHARAHVADPALSEEARSKGVEELLEAIRRYSK; this is translated from the coding sequence ATGGGCCACGTATCGGCAAACAAAGACAGCCTGATCAAGCGGGTAAAACGTATCGCCGGGCAGATCCAGGCCCTTGAACGCGAGCTGGAAGCAGACGCCGACTGCGCCAAGACCCTGCACCTGGTCGCCGCCACACGTGGCGCGATCAACGGCCTGATGGAAGAAATCATCGAAGACCACGCCAGGGCCCACGTGGCCGACCCGGCCCTCTCCGAGGAAGCCCGCAGCAAGGGCGTCGAAGAGCTGCTTGAAGCCATTCGGCGCTACTCCAAATGA
- the dmeF gene encoding CDF family Co(II)/Ni(II) efflux transporter DmeF, which produces MSLANSHAHAHVFLGASHDENARRTLWVVLLTVVMMVVEIAAGAITGSMALLADGFHMATHAGALGIAAAAYAYAKRHANSPRYSFGTGKVGDLGGFASALILALVSLGIGVESVMRLLDPAEVQFGTATLIAVVGLVVNIVSALLLGHGHSHAHDHDHHHGHDNNLRSAYVHVIADALTSVLAIAALLAGRYLGWVWLDPVMGIVGAIVIARWAWSLMGVTAGVLLDRTDEHVAAEIRELVEQPGDARITDLHVWRVGPDAHAAIVSVVGGATTDAEGIRERLKPVHEVSHLTVEFRAV; this is translated from the coding sequence ATGAGCCTCGCCAACAGCCATGCCCACGCCCATGTGTTCCTCGGCGCCTCCCACGATGAAAATGCCCGGCGCACCCTGTGGGTCGTGCTGCTGACCGTGGTGATGATGGTTGTGGAAATCGCCGCCGGCGCCATCACCGGTTCCATGGCTCTGCTCGCCGACGGTTTTCACATGGCCACCCACGCCGGCGCCTTGGGCATCGCCGCCGCCGCTTACGCCTATGCCAAACGGCACGCGAACAGCCCGCGCTACAGCTTCGGCACGGGCAAGGTCGGCGATCTCGGCGGCTTTGCCTCGGCGCTGATCCTGGCGCTGGTGTCGCTGGGGATTGGCGTGGAGTCGGTGATGCGCCTGCTCGACCCTGCCGAGGTGCAATTCGGCACCGCCACCCTGATCGCGGTGGTGGGCCTGGTGGTCAATATCGTCAGTGCGCTGCTCCTGGGCCACGGCCATAGCCACGCACATGACCACGACCATCACCATGGCCACGACAACAACCTGCGCTCTGCCTACGTGCACGTGATCGCCGACGCCCTGACCTCCGTGCTCGCCATTGCCGCATTGCTGGCCGGGCGTTACCTGGGCTGGGTGTGGCTGGACCCGGTGATGGGCATTGTCGGCGCCATCGTCATTGCGCGCTGGGCCTGGAGCCTGATGGGTGTGACTGCTGGCGTGCTGCTGGACCGCACCGACGAGCACGTCGCCGCCGAGATCCGCGAATTGGTTGAGCAGCCTGGCGATGCGCGGATCACCGACTTGCACGTCTGGCGCGTAGGGCCTGACGCCCATGCGGCGATTGTCAGCGTGGTGGGCGGTGCGACGACGGATGCCGAGGGCATTCGCGAACGCCTCAAGCCGGTTCACGAAGTGAGCCATCTCACCGTCGAGTTTCGCGCCGTGTAA
- a CDS encoding DUF1289 domain-containing protein — MAKDIENPCISTCQLSGDLCVSCGRSKDDIRKWKKMKRPEKMAAVQRATQRLKALKKAK, encoded by the coding sequence TTGGCTAAAGATATCGAGAACCCCTGCATCTCCACCTGTCAGCTCAGCGGCGATCTCTGCGTCAGCTGCGGGCGCAGCAAGGACGACATCCGTAAATGGAAAAAGATGAAACGCCCGGAGAAAATGGCCGCCGTGCAACGGGCGACCCAGCGTTTGAAGGCGCTGAAAAAGGCCAAGTAG
- a CDS encoding DNA/RNA non-specific endonuclease, with translation MYLRKIAVGLSALVLLSTGVNARSQSDLYTKQQKQLSFDSCTELFPAAKPINTATVPAAMKPLALCSDHFAVLYSQTSKTPLVVVERLNAAQLKDAKGEERTNQFYADPRIPKRGRAELSDYRSQHPAVDRGHQSPAADAPSANAMAQSFALSNMVPQDPTNNRKIWSKVEADVRKFAVRAGGDVYVFTGPLFDAGYSTIGDNQVWVPTRLFKLVYDASSKRAWAYVLPNAETRIQKPMDYDTFVKSTGLKLLGNLPVSGSVGRT, from the coding sequence ATGTACCTACGCAAAATTGCCGTTGGGCTGTCAGCCCTTGTTTTGCTTTCTACCGGGGTTAATGCCCGCAGTCAGTCAGACCTCTACACCAAGCAACAAAAACAGCTGTCATTCGACAGTTGCACCGAGCTGTTTCCCGCCGCAAAGCCGATCAACACCGCCACGGTGCCTGCCGCCATGAAACCCCTGGCGCTGTGCTCCGATCACTTTGCAGTGCTCTATTCGCAAACCAGCAAGACTCCGCTGGTGGTGGTCGAGCGGCTGAATGCCGCGCAATTGAAAGACGCCAAGGGCGAGGAGCGCACCAACCAGTTCTACGCCGACCCGCGCATTCCCAAACGTGGCCGCGCCGAGTTGAGCGACTACCGCAGCCAGCACCCGGCCGTGGACCGTGGCCACCAATCCCCAGCCGCCGACGCGCCTAGCGCGAATGCCATGGCGCAGTCCTTTGCGTTGTCGAACATGGTGCCGCAAGACCCCACCAACAACCGCAAGATCTGGAGCAAGGTCGAGGCGGATGTGCGCAAGTTTGCCGTGCGTGCCGGTGGCGACGTGTATGTGTTCACCGGCCCGCTGTTCGACGCCGGCTACAGCACCATCGGCGACAACCAGGTGTGGGTGCCGACGCGCCTGTTCAAGTTGGTCTACGACGCCTCGTCCAAGCGTGCCTGGGCCTACGTGCTGCCCAACGCCGAAACCCGCATCCAGAAGCCGATGGACTACGACACCTTTGTGAAAAGCACCGGGCTCAAGTTGCTCGGCAACCTTCCGGTGTCGGGTTCGGTAGGACGTACCTGA
- a CDS encoding MFS transporter yields the protein MTPSLSLSASSERLPIGALLALAMTGFICIVTETLPAGLLPLISEGLAISPAMAGQMVTAYALGSVLAVIPMTIATRGWRRRNVLLLTIVGFLLFNSVTALSSHYGVTLVARFFAGVAAGLAWSLLAGYARRMVALHQQGRALALAMVGTPIALSLGVPLGTWLGGLMGWRTTFGLMSALTLGLIVWVLVKVPDYPPQAAHQRVSLGQVLTTPGVRPVLAVVISWMLAHNILYTYIAPFVAQAGLAERVDGVLLVFGVAALAGIWLTARLVEPLLRNTVLTSLATFAAVSVLLGLLGNLPQVIYLGVAVWGLSFGGAATLLQTALADAAGEGADVALSLNVVAWNSAIAASGVAGGVLLETWGATSFPWAMLLLIALSFALAWGARSHGFKPGARGAGKPAAVGH from the coding sequence GTGACCCCCTCACTCAGTCTATCCGCGTCATCCGAACGCCTGCCCATCGGTGCCTTGCTCGCCTTGGCGATGACCGGTTTCATCTGCATCGTCACCGAAACCTTGCCCGCAGGCCTGCTGCCCTTGATCAGCGAGGGTCTGGCGATTTCTCCGGCGATGGCCGGGCAGATGGTCACCGCGTATGCGTTGGGCTCGGTGCTCGCGGTGATCCCCATGACCATTGCGACCCGTGGTTGGCGTCGGCGGAATGTGCTGTTGCTGACCATTGTTGGCTTCTTGCTGTTCAACTCCGTTACGGCGCTGTCGTCCCACTATGGCGTGACCCTGGTGGCGCGTTTCTTTGCCGGTGTCGCGGCAGGATTGGCCTGGAGCCTGTTGGCCGGTTATGCCCGGCGCATGGTCGCGCTGCATCAGCAGGGCAGGGCGCTGGCACTGGCGATGGTCGGCACGCCGATCGCGCTGTCGCTAGGCGTACCGCTGGGCACGTGGCTGGGTGGGCTGATGGGCTGGCGCACCACGTTCGGATTGATGTCGGCGCTGACGTTGGGGCTGATCGTCTGGGTGCTGGTGAAGGTCCCGGACTATCCCCCGCAGGCCGCGCATCAGCGTGTGTCACTGGGCCAGGTGCTGACCACGCCGGGCGTGCGGCCGGTGCTGGCGGTGGTGATCAGTTGGATGCTGGCGCACAACATTCTGTACACCTACATCGCCCCGTTTGTGGCGCAAGCAGGGCTGGCGGAGCGGGTGGATGGGGTGCTGCTGGTGTTCGGGGTGGCCGCGTTGGCGGGGATTTGGCTGACGGCCCGGTTGGTCGAGCCGTTGTTGCGCAACACGGTGCTGACCAGCCTGGCGACGTTTGCAGCGGTCAGCGTGCTCTTGGGTCTGCTCGGAAACCTGCCCCAGGTGATTTACCTCGGCGTCGCCGTGTGGGGCCTGAGCTTCGGCGGTGCCGCGACCCTGTTGCAAACCGCCCTGGCCGATGCGGCGGGAGAGGGCGCTGACGTCGCGCTGTCGCTGAATGTGGTGGCGTGGAACAGCGCGATTGCCGCCAGCGGCGTGGCAGGCGGGGTGTTGCTGGAGACCTGGGGCGCGACGTCGTTTCCGTGGGCGATGCTGCTACTGATCGCGCTGTCATTTGCGCTGGCCTGGGGCGCTCGCAGCCATGGATTCAAGCCGGGCGCGCGGGGTGCGGGAAAACCTGCAGCGGTCGGGCACTAA
- a CDS encoding TetR/AcrR family transcriptional regulator: protein MAQMGRPRNFDRDHAVEQAMHLFWQHGYDATSLAQLKAGLGGGISAPSFYAAFGSKEALFDECVQRYLATYAQVTECLWDETLLPRQAIETALRQSARMQCEDGHPKGCMVALGVMSAPSPDNARVAQALTQSRMRTRAGIVANVERAIRSRQLPPQTQAVVMATVFDSFLQGVSILARDDVPHAVIDAAITQLLVTWDVAASVVAPHIERC, encoded by the coding sequence ATGGCACAAATGGGCCGCCCCCGTAACTTCGACCGCGACCACGCCGTGGAACAGGCCATGCACCTGTTCTGGCAACACGGCTACGACGCCACTTCCCTCGCCCAGCTCAAGGCGGGCCTGGGTGGCGGCATCTCCGCGCCGAGTTTTTACGCCGCGTTCGGCTCCAAGGAAGCCCTCTTCGACGAATGCGTGCAGCGCTACCTGGCGACCTACGCCCAAGTTACCGAGTGCCTGTGGGACGAAACCCTGCTGCCGCGCCAAGCCATCGAGACCGCCCTGCGCCAGTCGGCGCGTATGCAGTGTGAAGACGGGCATCCCAAGGGCTGTATGGTGGCGCTTGGCGTCATGAGTGCACCGAGCCCCGACAATGCACGCGTGGCGCAGGCGCTGACGCAATCGCGCATGCGTACGCGCGCCGGGATCGTGGCGAACGTAGAGCGCGCGATCCGCAGCAGGCAGTTGCCACCGCAGACTCAGGCCGTGGTGATGGCGACGGTGTTTGACAGCTTTTTGCAGGGCGTTTCGATCCTCGCGCGCGACGACGTGCCCCATGCCGTCATTGACGCGGCGATTACCCAACTGCTGGTGACGTGGGACGTTGCAGCCTCGGTTGTGGCGCCGCACATCGAGCGGTGCTGA